Proteins encoded in a region of the Raphanus sativus cultivar WK10039 chromosome 8, ASM80110v3, whole genome shotgun sequence genome:
- the LOC108821234 gene encoding ADP-ribosylation factor 2-B-like: MGLSFGKLFSKLFAKKEMRILMVGLDAAGKTTILYKLKLGEIVTTIPTIGFNVETVEYKNISFTVWDVGGQDKIRPLWRHYFQNTQGLIFVVDSNDRDRVVEARDELHRMLNEDELRDAVLLVFANKQDLPNAMNAAEITDKLGLHSLRQRHWYIQSTCATSGEGLYEGLDWLSNNIAGKA, translated from the exons ATGGGTTTGTCTTTCGGGAAGCTGTTTAGCAAGCTATTTGCCAAGAAGGAGATGAGGATTCTGATGGTTGGTCTTGATGCGGCTGGTAAGACCACCATTTTGTACAAGCTCAAGCTCGGAGAGATTGTCACCACCATTCCCACTATTG GGTTCAATGTTGAAACTGTGGAGTACAAGAACATCAGCTTCACAGTGTGGGATGTCGGGGGTCAAGACAAG ATTCGTCCCTTGTGGAGGCATTACTTCCAGAACACTCAAGGTCTCATCTTTGTGGTGGACAGCAATGACAGAGACCGTGTTGTTGAGGCTAGAGATGAATTGCACAGAATGCTCAATGAG GATGAGCTGCGTGATGCTGTTCTGCTCGTGTTTGCTAACAAACAGGATCTTCCAAATGCCATGAACGCAGCTGAGATCACTGATAAGCTTGGTCTCCACTCTCTCCGTCAGCGTCACTG GTACATCCAGAGCACCTGTGCCACTTCAGGCGAGGGGCTTTACGAAGGTCTTGACTGGTTGTCCAACAACATCGCCGGCAAG GCGTAG
- the LOC108821231 gene encoding uncharacterized protein LOC108821231: MGIFPGFGAWISQNTQQPRKSQNVESKKVREMKSHEDRDDTKEQLKLWREAEKKKQWREPSPKVTKMEVVNELEWGYCHMKMDFELGLPPQAAKEMLTNPNNRSFTRIIKHHENGKSRAADKVLAWKFLRWSRTIPIGVRVPKIADRKSIVVRYDIEKKDMMTFMEMFEVSCTLEPMYVDSKRLCKNMKPKSREEYKKCSGGQGKIASKVELEMVFKPSFFFNVPPVSWYIRWLTVKTMKDVARDFQIRAAAIRGR, encoded by the exons ATGGGTATATTTCCTGGATTTGGTGCCTGGATCAGTCAGAACACTCAACAGCCACGAAAATCTCAAAATGTTGAATCCAAGAAAGTGAGAGAGATGAAAAGTCACGAGGATAGAGATGACACAAAGGAGCAGTTAAAACTATGGAGAGaagcagaaaagaaaaaacaatggcGTGAACCTTCCCCTAAGGTGACGAAG ATGGAAGTAGTGAATGAATTAGAATGGGGCTATTGCCATATGAAAATGGATTTCGAACTAGGATTGCCACCTCAGGCAGCTAAAGAAATGTTAACTAATCCAAACAATCGATCATTCACCAGAATTATCAAACACCACGAGAATGGGAAGTCGAGAGCGGCTGACAAAGTTTTGGCATGGAAGTTCCTTAGGTGGTCGCGAACTATCCCGATAGGTGTTCGTGTACCTAAAATCGCAGACCGAAAATCAATTGTT GTACGTTATGACATAGAGAAAAAAGACATGATGACGTTCATGGAAATGTTTGAGGTTAGCTGTACACTGGAGCCAATGTATGTAGATTCAAAACGCTTGTGCAAGAACATGAAGCCGAAGAGCCGAGAAGAATACAAAAAATGTAGTGGTGGACAAGGAAAGATTGCGTCAAAGGTGGAACTGGAAATGGTTTTTAAGCCTTCATTTTTTTTCAATGTGCCTCCGGTTTCTTGGTACATTCGCTGGCTTACTGTCAAGACCATGAAGGATGTGGCCAGAGATTTCCAAATTCGGGCTGCTGCCATCCGAGGTCGGTGA
- the LOC108819743 gene encoding uncharacterized protein LOC108819743 translates to MGDQGVQQMQQPVVVYPTAYTKQYPSQSSSSSSSGSRGSFGTVFIVLAVILVLSVLACVFGRLCNRESRAAKQQHSKQPKHEKGSSKKSREIRPVDREPRERGDLEFGLDMKRPKPIEKPSGRDQGEDIEFGFDNKQQERGGPPPPVIKHGVRFKLPENGDHHAKGEVRRGGPEFEFRPRH, encoded by the coding sequence ATGGGAGACCAAGGAGTACAACAAATGCAGCAGCCTGTTGTTGTGTATCCAACCGCATACACTAAACAGTATccatctcaatcttcttcttcatcttcctctggCTCTCGCGGTTCTTTTGGTACGGTCTTCATAGTCCTAGCCGTAATCCTTGTCTTATCCGTTCTGGCTTGTGTCTTCGGGAGGCTATGCAACCGTGAGAGCCGTGCGGCTAAGCAGCAGCATAGCAAGCAACCAAAGCATGAGAAAGGGTCGTCTAAGAAGAGCCGTGAGATTCGGCCTGTGGACCGTGAGCCGAGGGAGAGAGGTGACTTGGAGTTTGGGTTGGATATGAAACGGCCTAAGCCTATTGAGAAACCCTCTGGAAGAGATCAGGGTGAGGATATAGAATTTGGATTTGATAACAAGCAACAAGAAAGAGGCGGACCTCCTCCTCCAGTTATTAAACATGGAGTGAGGTTCAAGTTACCGGAAAATGGAGACCATCATGCTAAAGGTGAAGTCAGACGTGGAGGTCCTGAATTTGAGTTCCGACCAAGACACTAA
- the LOC108819567 gene encoding proline-rich receptor-like protein kinase PERK12: MSDSGGSPTSSPPAPPADSAPPPETSPPPPSDSSPPPPSDPAPSPPPPPPDSLLPPLPSLLPPLTATPPPASNSPPADSTNSPPPPTSTNTPSPPPANSDTPPAPPNESNNPPPSPDAQSPPPPPSESPPPATPSEPTNSPPAPPSDPTNSPPIPPSPPSFSPPSSSLLPPPKPHGGPLVPPSVPTKETPPTNNTDGNSSPGKTVAGMAVAGVAILALIAIVFLVRRKKKRNIDAYAHSHYLPHPNFSVKSDGFLYGQDPSKIHSGPSGSMSNSQQQQQYSYTGNSYGSQRGHQSNDSAILGTGQTHFSYEELAEITQGFARHNILGEGGFGCVYKGTLHDGKVVAVKQLKAGSGQGDREFKAEVEIISRVHHRHLVSLVGYCISDQHRLLIYEYVSNQTLEHHLHGRGRPVLEWSKRVRIAIGSAKGLAYLHEDCHPKIIHRDIKSANILLDDEYEAQVADFGLARLNDTTQTHVSTRVMGTFGYLAPEYASSGKLTDRSDVFSFGVVLLELVTGRKPVDQNQPLGEESLVEWARPLLLKAIETGDCSELIDRRLDKHYVEHEVFRMIETAAACVRHSGPKRPRMVQVVRALDCDEDSGDISNGTKVGQSTTYNSGQYNQDITKFRKMAFGSGDSADTGMYSGDHSVISSSDFSGNESETRPFNNRRF, from the exons atgtcagACTCCGGCGGTTCCCCGACTTCTTCACCGCCGGCACCACCAGCCGATTCAGCTCCCCCGCCGGAGacttctcctcctccaccgtCTGACTCATCACCGCCGCCACCCTCTGATCCAGCACCgtcacctcctcctcctcctcccgaTTCACTGCTTCCTCCGCTACCTTCGCTTCTACCACCGTTAACCGCCACTCCGCCTCCAGCTTCTAACTCTCCACCGGCAGACTCAACCAACTCTCCGCCGCCGCCAACATCAACAAAcactccttctcctcctccggCGAATTCAGACACTCCACCAGCTCCACCAAACGAATCCAACAACCCTCCTCCATCTCCAGACGCTCaatctcctcctccaccaccatcgGAGTCTCCTCCTCCGGCTACACCGTCAGAACCAACCAACTCACCTCCGGCTCCACCGTCAGACCCCACAAACTCTCCCCCAATCCCACCATCACCACCATCTTTTTCTCCACCGTCGAGCTCGCTCCTCCCACCACCCAAACCTCACGGTGGACCCTTGGTGCCTCCATCAGTCCCTACCAAAGAAACGCCTCCAACAAACAACACCGATGGTAACAGCTCTCCAGGGAAGACCGTCGCCGGCATGGCTGTCGCCGGTGTCGCCATCTTGGCCCTTATAGCCATTGTCTTCTTagtgagaagaaagaagaagagaaacatcGATGCCTACGCTCACTCACACTACTTACCACACCCTAACTTCTCCGTCAAGTcag ATGGATTCTTATACGGACAAGACCCTAGTAAAATACACTCTGGACCTAGCGGTTCAATGTCCAACtcacagcagcagcagcaataTTCCTATACGGGAAACAGCTACGGTAGCCAAAGAGGTCATCAATCCAATGACTCTGCGATCCTCGGAACCGGCCAGACTCATTTCAGTTACGAGGAGCTTGCGGAGATTACTCAAGGCTTTGCTCGTCACAACATTCTCGGAGAAGGAGGGTTTGGATGCGTCTACAAAGGCACGTTGCACGATGGTAAAGTTGTTGCGGTGAAGCAGCTTAAAGCTGGAAGCGGACAGGGAGACCGTGAGTTCAAGGCAGAGGTTGAGATCATCAGCCGTGTTCATCATCGGCATTTGGTTTCTCTGGTTGGTTACTGTATTTCGGATCAGCATAGATTGCTTATCTATGAGTATGTTTCTAATCAGACGTTGGAGCATCATTTGCACG GTAGGGGAAGGCCTGTGTTAGAGTGGTCTAAGAGAGTAAGGATCGCTATAGGATCAGCCAAAGGGTTGGCGTATCTGCATGAAGACT GTCATCCTAAAATCATTCACAGGGACATTAAGTCAGCAAACATTCTGCTGGATGATGAATATGAAGCTCAG GTTGCTGATTTTGGACTTGCTAGACTCAATGATACAACACAAACTCATGTATCAACTAGGGTTATGGGAACCTTTGG GTACCTAGCGCCAGAATATGCATCAAGTGGAAAACTGACTGATAGATCCGATGTTTTCTCCTTTGGTGTTGTTCTCTTAGAGCTTGTAACCGGACGGAAACCAGTTGATCAGAATCAGCCTCTAGGAGAAGAGAGTTTGGTCGAAtgg GCACGTCCGCTGCTTCTAAAAGCCATTGAGACAGGAGATTGCAGCGAACTGATTGATAGAAGACTCGACAAACATTACGTGGAGCATGAAGTCTTCAGAATGATTGAGACAGCCGCTGCATGCGTTAGACATTCTGGTCCAAAACGTCCACGCATGGTTCAG GTTGTGAGAGCGTTGGACTGTGACGAAGACTCGGGAGACATTAGCAACGGAACCAAAGTTGGGCAAAGCACAACTTATAACTCAGGGCAGTACAACCAAGACATCACGAAGTTCAGGAAAATGGCGTTTGGTTCTGGCGATAGTGCAGATACAGGGATGTATAGTGGAGATCACTCTGTCATAAGCTCCTCTGATTTCTCAGGGAATGAATCAGAGACTCGGCCTTTCAATAACAGACGGTTCTAA
- the LOC108821186 gene encoding uncharacterized protein LOC108821186 codes for MGVFPGFGAWINQNNQESPNAESKRSENVESKSASEKDTNNAHFKKKKKDVIYYDYRDSIRQQGLWYEAEKKHPWHNPHPKIKVTNKKGLYHMNIELTVGTAPDTLYGLMIEPKGGPFFDYDKWRDLMRNTSRKVLKENGPRRDIMVEKAVAYKFLSLTTISIPIHLTMVENRKDLTTKYKKGKVMLMKEFHGNYKVEPIYVDQERLCKKKSPKSPEEYKKCSGGRGRVASKLTINHYFEPYPPFNIPPLSWFIRGITIKTSKKLLSALQEMASIVRNAKPPSEEIIKASEKEIIQLHDF; via the exons ATGGGTGTATTCCCTGGATTTGGTGCCTGGATCAATCAGAACAATCAAGAGTCTCCTAAT GCCGAGTCCAAGAGATCTGAAAATGTCGAGTCCAAGTCGGCGTCAGAGAAAGACACTAATAATGCTCattttaagaagaagaagaaggatgtgATATATTATGATTATAGAGATTCGATCAGACAACAAGGGCTTTGGTATGAAGCAGAGAAGAAGCATCCGTGGCATAATCCCCATCCCAAGATCAAG GTGACAAATAAAAAGGGTCTTTACCATATGAACATAGAATTGACCGTGGGAACAGCTCCTGATACACTCTATGGATTGATGATTGAACCAAAAGGCGGTCCGTTTTTCGATTATGATAAGTGGCGCGACCTAATG AGAAACACATCAAGAAAGGTTTTGAAGGAGAATGGTCCGAGGCGGGACATCATGGTGGAGAAAGCTGTAGCTTATAAATTCCTTTCGCTGACGACTATATCCATCCCGATACATCTAACTATGGTAGAAAACAGAAAAGATCTTACG ACAAAATATAAGAAAGGGAAAGTAATGTTGATGAAAGAGTTCCACGGCAACTATAAAGTGGAGCCTATATATGTAGATCAAGAACGGCTGTGCAAAAAGAAGTCACCAAAGAGTCcagaagaatataaaaaatgtagTGGTGGCCGAGGAAGGGTTGCGTCAAAGCTTACAATAAACCACTACTTCGAGCCATATCCTCCATTTAATATACCGCCGCTTTCTTGGTTCATCCGTGGGATCACCATCAAAACCTCCAAAAAGCTGCTCAGCGCGCTTCAGGAGATGGCTTCGATTGTACGAAATGCAAAGCCACCCTCAGAAGAAATCATCAAAGCGAGTGAGAAAGAAATTATTCAATTacatgatttttga